One genomic window of Erinaceus europaeus chromosome 7, mEriEur2.1, whole genome shotgun sequence includes the following:
- the LOC103109110 gene encoding olfactory receptor 6C75 → MRNYTQVTEFILLGLTNDPQWQVVLFVFLLVTYMLSVTGNLTIITLTLSDPHLQTPMYFFLRNFSFLEISFTSVCIPRFLVTIVTGDRTISYNGCVAQLFFFIFLGVTEFYLLAAMSYDRYVAICKPLHYMTIMSSRVCILLVFSSWLAGFLIIFPPIILLLQLEFCASNIIDHFICDSSPILQLSCTNTQFLELMAFFLAVVTLMVTLTLVILSYTYIIRTILRIPSTSQRKKAFSTCSSHMIVVSLSYGSCIFMYIKPSARERVTLSKGVAVLNTSVAPLLNPFIYTLRNQQVKQAFKNMIQKIAFSSNK, encoded by the coding sequence atgagaaattacACGCAGGTAACTGAATTTATTCTTCTTGGATTGACCAATGACCCCCAATGGCAGGTTGTactttttgtatttcttcttgttaccTACATGCTAAGTGTCACTGGGAACCTGACTATTATAACCCTCACCCTttcagatccccatctgcaaacTCCAATGTATTTCTTTCTTCGGAACTTCTCCTTCCTTGAAATATCATTTACATCGGTCTGTATTCCCAGATTTCTTGTCACTATTGTGACAGGGGACAGAACCATTTCCTATAATGGTTGTGTGGCCCAGCTATTCTTTTTCATCTTCCTGGGAGTGACAGAATTTTATCTTCTGGCTGCCATgtcctatgaccgctatgtggccatctgcaaacCCCTGCACTACATGACCATCATGAGCAGCAGGGTCTGTATACTGCTTGTTTTTAGTTCCTGGCTTGCAGGATTCTTGATCATCTTTCCACCAATCATTCTACTGCTGCAGTTGGAGTTCTGTGCTTCCAATATAATTGATCATTTTATCTGTGACTCTTCTCCTATTCTGCAGCTTTCCTGCACCAACACTCAGTTTCTAGAACTCATGGCATTTTTTTTAGCTGTGGTAACACTAATGGTCACCTTAACATTGGTTATTCTCTCCTACACATATATCATCCGCACAATTCTGAGAATTCCTTCCACAAGCCAAAGGAAAAAAGCCTTCTCCACTTGTTCCTCCCACATGATAGTTGTTTCCCTCTCTTATGGTAGCTGCATCTTCATGTACATTAAGCCTTCTGCAAGGGAAAGGGTGACTTTAAGCAAAGGAGTAGCTGTACTCAACACCTCAGTGGCTCCACTTTTGAATCCATTCATATATACCCTAAGAAATCAGCAAGTGAAGCAAGCCTTCAAAAATATGATTCAGAAAATTGCCTTTTCCTCAAATAAGTGA